cgcagaACTCAGCTTGCGGTCCCTGCTATTGaggacgatggattttatgctgacttcaagtcagcgatgaacgaacagtgacCAAAAAATGCACGATGGGCGCGTATCTACACGCAACGGCTATCACTCAGAAGCCaccgtttggacaaattttgagcgataattgttgcatataaatgggcctaTAGTTATCAAGAATTTATACAATGTTTCTTTCTTGTACGTAGAGAAAGGAAAAGGGATATCCTCTCCCATCCCTAATAACATGAAGGGAACAGAATCTGCTATCATACATTGTAATACACATTTCGACAGGTGGGCTTCTGTGTATGCAGATCCCACTTAACATGTAGTAACCTGTGCATCCATCCCGGTACATCAGTCTAtagtgtctgatgggagttgagtATCTTTTCATCGGGACACCCCATGTGTTCATGTGTTATTTTTCATATGGGATTGTTGCATTGACCACCCCGGACCAACCTGACACCTAGGGTGACTCCACCGCCATCCACCTCACAGCAATTGTTTTACTGGCCGGGAACAAAACTTCCTTATGGAACATTCGGGTGTAGTGCGGCCACACTTCCACGTCCAATTGACCAAACAACGCTATCTTGGGATCTACATTAAGGGCAGAAGTGAAAACATCCGCCCAGAAATCTATGATGTGGGAAGATTCCCATATGAAGTGCCAAAAACCTGCATTTAGCTGGTGACATCTATGACAAGATGTGTGGGACTCCTACCCATTTTATGTAGTCGAACGGGGTTGAATAGGACTGATGGACAATATATAGTTGTAGCCACGTATTGCTAAAATCCGGGGATGGTTGGATGTGAATCCATCTCGTCCAGCCAGTCTTCTGTCGATAATACAGGAAGGTGAGACTTCCACCCAATGGGTTGTGGCTGATTTGGGCTGATAGCTGTATGTATAATATGTAGATTTATCCCTTAGGTCCCTGGGATTTTAATATGCCTGTTGTGGGATAGTTAGAAATTTTAGTTAGGCCGGGAAGGAATTGAGCATTTGGAGCGAGGCGTAATTGAAAATATCTGAACAACTGCAGTTGAGGTGTTAGTAGGTTTTCACATAGTTGGGTACATGATACCAGCACATTATCCTTATATACGTCCCTTAATGTGTTTTTTCCCAACCTGGTTCAGTACCCATAAAGCCTTTTTTGAATGCTGTGCTGGGATTTCTTGCagggagagaggagagggagcTCCCTGATTTCCGTCTGGGTACAGAACTGGTTACACACTACCACGAGAATcgttctgcattttttttgctttttcttgggAGGGGGCAGTTTTCCATGTTTTATTTGCAGGGCTCTTTGTTCTGTATGTAGCACATGGAGATGTATGGCCTGTGTTATTCTGTGTTATCTAGAAGCAGCATGATCTCCTCAATTAACGCTTCGGACAGCAGAGACGTCCTGACGCTAGTCCTGGTGGGAATTCCTGGCCTGGAGCACATCTACCCCTGGATATTAGTCTCATTCTGCTTCCTCTATGTCATTTCTTTGATTGGGAACAGCATCTTGTTCTTCATCATTAAGACAGATACATTCTTACAGACGCCCATGTATGACCTGGTTTCTAGGCTGGCGCTCACTGACCTGGGTCTGTCCCTGGTGACCCTTCCCACGGTATTAGGCGTGTTTTGCCTCCAGTCTCTCAGGCTTTCTGTGCCCTGCTGTCTGCTCCAGATGTTCTTCGTCCATTGCTTGTCTGTCATAGAATCTTCCGTCCTTCTAACCATGGCCTATGACAGATTTGTGGCTATCTGCAACCCCCTACGATACTCGTCTCTTCTTACCAGACCCCTCACTAGCAGATTGGGGCTGTTCTCGGTTTTACGGGGTGTGGCTGTCATTTTGCCGATCCCACTGATGCTGCGTTGCTCCAGTCTTTGTAAGAGTAGCATACTGTCCCATGCTTTCTGCCTGCACCCGGATGTCATGAGGCTCCTCTGTTCCCATATGTCAGTGAACAATTTATACAGTATTTTTGCCGTTCTCTCCACGATGGGCCTAGATGCTGTTTTCATCACTCTGTCCTATGTCTTCATACTGAGAGCTGTGTGTGGCCTGGGCTCATCCTCTGAGCGTTGTAAAGCCTTCCACCGTTGTGCGTGCCATATCAGCGTTGTGCTTCTGTTCTACAGCCCCATGATCAGCCTGTCTATGATTCACAGATTTGGGGGCCACAAGACCAGGTTTCCACATGTGGTTTTGGCTTACCTGCACTTCCTCTTACCACCAGCGCTGAATCCCATCTTGTACGGCGTGAACTCTAAATGCATCTACCAGCGGTTGGTGCACCGGATACAACACATCCGGTTAGACAAGGTCAAGAAGCCACAGGACAATGTCCAATGACTGTTCCAATCAACACATTGCGACTTGTGCCAATCTTCCTTCCCTCGTGGATCTGCAGTCAACACGGACTTCTCTCCTGATGGATAATCAAACCAAAGCCAAGATAACCATGATCTTCACTCCTCAAATCCTCCAGTCCTCAAGACCCCCAACCAGTCATGGCTGAGGATATTCTATTGAAGAGACACTGGTGGCAATGACCGCGGCAGAATAATTACATCAACTATgcgatactgaggaaatcctgtacACAtgccctgttgggggtccctgaggactgaggTGGGAGACGCTAGTGCAAACCATGATGTATGAGCCAATATATTGCACGTCTATAACAAAAGCAAAAAGGGTCAGAGAAACCAAACACTGAGGCCGCTCTCGTATACACCCTGTTAGTAAAACGCAGGTTGTAGCAGTCACGGTGATCCCAAATGTGTATAGGGGGTGTTAGATAGATGAGAACATCTAAAatcgaatctatctatctataaaggtgaaagcctcactgactgactgactcgccactaattctctaacctcccgatgtcatacaaacatgaagtttggcaggaacattctttaggtccgcaATAGAAgaaggtcacaactcaattattcaatgctaagtgcaaacgtaagtgcacccctatgtaatgtaacttcccggtgtcgtacaagcgtgaaatttggcacaacaatctaactaacctctttatatactgaggagaatttaatgAACCTCTctttatactgaaaggctgtaaaatgCATTAGGAATCGGCAGTATTGTTGTAGCTTGTCTCCGCCAAACGATGCCAACAATtttgaagaatgggtggagacaagaaaAATGCCCCCCCCAAGCGACGCCCACAATTTTATTGGCTGGCCTGGAGAATGGGTGGGCATTATCTCTCCTCTAGCCTTGTGTCACTCAGCCCACTGGTGCTGTGCGTTGTGCTCTGTACCGGCTTCTGCACCATTGCCCCACCCCCACTTCTCTCTGCTTCATTCCCCTAGCTGAGCGTTCTAATACTGCATTCGGCGATGTCATGCCCACCCATTCTCCAGGCCAGCCAATAAAATTTTGGGCGTCGCTTGGGGGCATTCATCTTGTCTCTACCCAATCTTCATGGTGGAGACGATACAACAATATCGGAAGCGGctgtggactgcagggatggagcctttaaggctaagaaggggctgcaacctccagtctgggggcaaTTTTGAATAATAAAGGGCGTTGCCTTTAAGGGTATAAAGTGATGAGAGTGGGAGGGGCGGCAAATTCTGAAGAAGGATAtccgtacatgcagcctgaggagaatctaacactcctctatgtgtatatagattTTATTCCACCACTTCATGAAAAGTttccgtgcgaacaacaggtaaacatcaGTACAgcattaactcgggtgaagccggaaGTATCAGCTAgaattaaataaaatatatattacgCTGCGGTCAAAAGTGCACGAAAAACAGCGCAGCAAAAATAGCATGTGTCTGTACTGTTAATTGGAAGTTTTTGATGGAGCTTCCAAAACAGCATATTTACCAGCAGCAAAAGCACGTACAGATATTGTGCTGTGGTTTAACTGTACCTCAACCGCACTGTGCGAATACACCCATACCCTGATGGAGACCTGATGCTCTCATACAAGCATAAAGAACCAGCTATTACATATGACGGGGCTAACAATGTCCCACGTACTGTATGCTGCCAGGGGTAACAACAGCTAAAAGATGAGGTGCACACATGCCTACACAATGCACAGCATAAGCTGCTACTGGCACTAGTACAATACTGGGCCTGGCTCCACCGCTGGTGTCCCGACACTAGTTTAATACTGGGCCTGGCTCCTCTGCTGGTGTCCCAAGAATGGTACAATACTGGACCCGGCTCCTCCGCTGGTGTCCCAACAAGAGTACAATACTGGGCTAGGCTCCTCCACTGGTGTCCCAACAATAGTACAATACTGGGCCTGATTCCTCCGCTGGTGTCCCGACACTAGTACAATACTGGGCCCAGCTTCTCCGCTGGTGTCCCGATAACAATACAATACTATGCCCGACTCCTACGCTAGTGTCCCGACAATAGTATAGCACTGGGCCTGGCTCCTCCGCTGGTGTCTCGACAATAGTATAATACTGGGCCCGGCTCCTCAGCTGCTGTCCCAACAATAGTACTATACTTGGCCAGACTTGTCCGCTTGTCTCCCGACAATAGCATACTACTGTGCCCGTCTCTTGTGCTGGTGTCTTAACACTAGTATAATACTGGGCCTGGCTCCTCCGCTGGTGTCCCGACAATAGTACAATACTGGGCCCGGCTCCTCCGCTGGTGCCCAGCACCAGTACAATACTGAGCCAAGCTCTTCCGCTGCTGTCCCAACGCTAGTACAATAACTAGCCCGGCTCCTCCACTAGTGTCCGAATACTAGTACAATACTGGGCTTGGCTCATGCGCTGGTGTCCCGACACTAGTACTATACTGGGCCCGATTCCTCCGCTGGTGTCCCAACAATAGTACAATACTGGGCCCGGCTCTTCCGCTGGTGTCCCGACACTAGTACAATACTGGGCCTGGCTCCTCCGCTGGTGTCTCAACAATAGTATAATACTGGGACCGGCTCCTCCGCTGGTGTCTCAACACTAGTACAATACTGGGCCCGACTCCTCCGCTGGTGTCCCGGCACTAGTACAATACTGAGCCCGACTCTTCCACTGGTCTCCTGACCATAGTATAATACTGTGCCCGGCTCCTGTGCTGGTGTCCCAACAATAGTATAATACTGGACCTGGCTCCTCTGCTGGTGTCTCAACACTAGTACAATACTGGGTTTGGCTCTGCGATGGTGTCCCAACACAAGTACAATACTGGGCCCGATTCCTTCGCTGGTATCCCAACAATAGTACAATACTGGGCCCAACTCCTCCGCTGGTGTTCCGACATTAGTGCAATACTGGACCCGACTCCTCCGCTGGTGTCCTGACACTAGTATAATACTGGGCCTGGCTGCACCACTGGTGTCCTGACACTAGTTTAATACTGTGCCCATCTCCTCCACTGGTGTCATAACACTAGTATAAAACTGGGCCCGGCACCTCCGCTGCTGTCCAGACACTAGTGCAATACTGGGCCCGGCTCCTCAGCTGGTGTCCTGACACTAGTATAATACTGGGCCTGGCTGCACCACTGGTGTCCTGACACTAGTTTAATACTGTGCCCATCTCCTCCACTGGTGTCATAACACTAGTATAAAACTGGGCCCGGCACCTCCGCTGCTGTCCAGACACTAGTACAATACTGGGCCCGGCTCCTCAGCTGGTGTCCCAACAATAGTACAATACTGCGCCCGGCTCCTGTGCTGGTGTCTCGACAATAGTATAATACTGGGCCCGGCTCCTCCAATGGTGTCCTGGCACTAGTACAATACTAGGCTGGGCTTCTCCACTAGTGTCCCAACACTATTACATTAACTGGCCTGGCTCCTCCACTAGTGTTCGAACACTAGTACAATACTGGGCACGGCTCCTCCGCTGGTGTCCCGACACTAGTACAATACTGGTCCTGGCTAATCCGCTGGTGTCCCAACACTAGTACAATACTGGGCCTGGCTCCACCGCTGGTGTCCCGACACTAGTGCAATACTATGCCCCGCTCCTCCACTGGTGTCCTAACACTAGTACAATACTGGACCCGACTCCTCTGCTGGTGTCCCAAAACTATTACAATAGTGAACCTGGTTCCTCCGCTGGTGTCGCAACAATAGTATAATACTGGGCCCGACTCCTCTGCTGGTCTCCTGATAATAGTATAATACTGGGCCTGGTTCATCCCCTGGTGTCCTGGCACTAGTACAATACTGGACCTGGCTCCTCTGCTGGTGTCCCAACACTATTACCATAATGGGCCCAGCTCTTCTGCTGGCGTCCTGGCACTAGTACAATACTAGGCCTGGCTCCTCCAGTAGTGTCCTAACACTAATACAATAACTGGCCCGGCTCCTCCACTAGTTTCCCAACACTAGTACAATACTGGGCTTGGCTCCTGCGCTGATGTCCCAACACAAGTACAATACTGTGCCCGATTCCTTCGCTGGTGTCCCAAGAATAGTACAATACTGGGCCCGGCTTCTCTGCTGGTGTCCCGACATTAGTACAATACTGGGCCCGACTCCTCCGCTGGTCTCCTGACAATAGTATAATACTGGGCCCGGTTCCTTCGCTGATGTCCCAACAGTAGTACAATACTGGGCCCGACTCCTCCGCTGGTGTCCTGAGAATAGTATAATACTGGGCCCGACTCCTCCTCTGGTGTCCAGACACTAGTACAATACTGGGTCCGGCTCCTCCGCTGGTGTCCCGGCACTAGTACAATACTGGGCCTGGCTCCTCTGCTGCTGTCACAACACTAGTACAATTCTGGGCTCAGCTCTTCCGCTGGTGTCCCGGCATTAGTACAATACTAAGCCCGGCTCCTCCACTAGTGTCCCAACAAtagtacaatatttggcctggCTTCTCCGCTGTTGTCCCGACAATCGCTGGTGTCTCAACACTAGTACAATACTGAGCTCGGCTCCTCCGCTGGTGTCCCGACAAAAGTATAATACTGGGCACGGCTCCTCCGCTGGTGTCCTAACAATAGTACAATACTGGGCCCGCCTCCTCTGCTGGTGTCTCGACACTAGTATAATACTGGGCCCGGCTCCTGTGCTGGTTTCTcgacactactataatactgggaACACTAGTACAATTACTGGCCGGGCTCCTCCACTAGTGTCCCAACACTAGTACAATACTGGGCCTGGTTCCTCCGCTTGTGTCCTGACACTAGTACAATACTGGGCCCGATTCCTCCGCTGGTGTCCCAACAATAATACAATACTGGGTGAGGCTCCTCCACTGGTGTCCCAACACTAGTACAATACTGAATTCAACTCCAACACTGGTGTCCTGACACTAGTACAATACTGGGCTCGGCTCCTATGCTGGTGTCCCAGTACTAGTAAAATACTGGGCTCGACTCCTCCACTGGTGTCCTTACACTAGTACAATACTGAGCCTGGCTCCTCGGCTGGTGTCCTGACTTTAGTACAATACTGGGCCAAGCTCCTCCACTGGTGTCCTAACACTAGTACAATACTGGGCTTGATCCTCCGCTGGTGTCCCAACAATAGTACAATACTGGGCTTGACTCCTCAGCTGGTCACCCGATAATAGTATAATACTGTGCTCGGCTCCTCTGCTGGTGTCCCGATACTAGTACAATACTGGGCCTAGCTCCACCGTTGGTGTCCTGGCACTAGTACAATACTGGGCCTGGCTCCACCGCTGGTGTCCCGACACTAGTTTAATACTGGGGCTGGCTCCTCCACTGGTGTCCTGGGACTAGTACAATACTGCGCTTGACTCCTCCGCTGGTGTCCCAACACT
The sequence above is a segment of the Eleutherodactylus coqui strain aEleCoq1 chromosome 7, aEleCoq1.hap1, whole genome shotgun sequence genome. Coding sequences within it:
- the LOC136573259 gene encoding olfactory receptor 51G2-like codes for the protein MISSINASDSRDVLTLVLVGIPGLEHIYPWILVSFCFLYVISLIGNSILFFIIKTDTFLQTPMYDLVSRLALTDLGLSLVTLPTVLGVFCLQSLRLSVPCCLLQMFFVHCLSVIESSVLLTMAYDRFVAICNPLRYSSLLTRPLTSRLGLFSVLRGVAVILPIPLMLRCSSLCKSSILSHAFCLHPDVMRLLCSHMSVNNLYSIFAVLSTMGLDAVFITLSYVFILRAVCGLGSSSERCKAFHRCACHISVVLLFYSPMISLSMIHRFGGHKTRFPHVVLAYLHFLLPPALNPILYGVNSKCIYQRLVHRIQHIRLDKVKKPQDNVQ